TTTGCGGTATTGATCTTTAGCTGGCCATTTTGGTCCGTTTGGATCTGGATCGTTAGGGTTCACTGGAGTTTCTGGTTCGTGTGGATCATTTGGTCCAACTGGCTTTTCTCCGTGTTTCAAGATAACTTCAAAGATCTGATCGACATTCTTATCATTATCAAAGGTCGCATCTGTTGGGAAACCATCACTTACTAACACGTACCCTTTATTTGTCAACTCACTGATCTTGCCCACCGTCGTATATTCGATCTTGGCGTTATTTCTACCTGTAACACTATCTGAACCTAACTGTTGTCCTGTCGTTTCATCGATATAATTGATCGTTGCTTTTTGGTCATCATAGTTGTAAACGACTTTTGTATCTTTCCCTGGATCTTCTGGAGTGATCGTCGGTACTTCTGGCGTCATTCCTGGAATATTTGGTACTGGTTGATCTGGGGTCGTCTTACTTGGATCAGTCGGATCATTTGGATATTTTGGATTTGGCACATCTGGGATCGGATTACCATCTGGATCTACCGGAACGATCTTGCCTAATGGACGGTAAACGACTTGTTCACTCAAGTTTTCTTGCACTGTGTCTTTAGCGTTTACGACTGCTTTATCAGCATAGTACCCTTCAATAACTGGAGATTTGACTGCATCATATTGTGACTTGTCAGCTGTCCACGTTTCATTAGGGTTCTTGACTTCACCTGTCACTGTGTCAATGATCAATGTTCGCGTCCATGTGGATGTTTGCACATTATCATCAGCAACTTTATTGCCTTGTTCATCAACGTATGTGATCGTAGCGGTGTATTCCTTACTGTATCGATCCTTTGTAGGCCATTTTGGTCCATTTGGATCTGGATCGTTAGGGTTCACTGGAGTTTCCGGTTCATGTGGATCATTTGGTCCAACTGGTTTTTCTCCGTGTTTCAGATGGATCACTACATTTTGATCAACATCATCATTGTCATCAAATGTTGCTGGTAATCTATCTTGACTCACTAACACATAGCCCTTGTCAACGTAACCATGGATGATCTGTTGGTAATCTTGGAGAACACCTGCGCCGATCACACTTGAACTGTCACCAACGGCTAATCTCACTTCGTTTTCTAAGACTCTACCATTATCACCATCATCGATCACTGTATACGTCAATACTTGTTCATTTGCGCTGTAGTAGACTGTCACTTCACTGTTTTGACTAGCTGAGGTGACGGTTTGGGCTTCGACCACAGCTTTATCAGCTGTATAACCAGCGATCGTTGGACTTGTTACCGCCACAAACGTATCTGTGGCTGGATTCCAGATAGGATCACCAACATTTTGTTTTGTCACTTGATCTACTTTATAGGTCGGCACAAACGTCTTTGTCTCGGTTACGCTATCAGCTGCTCTTTGACCTGCTTTTGGTCCGTTACCATAAACATAGTTGACTACTCTTGTGACGTTTACTGGTGTACCTTCTACGTCTCTTAACGTATGCGTCAAGTAGACATAGTAGTTTTGATCGACACTTGGATCAGTATCAAAAGTCCCAGCGCTTGCTTCTGGCTGTGCTTCTACGAGCTCATAACCAGCTTGTCCGTAATTCCACAACGTATTGGTGTAACTTTGGTCTGCTTCACCTGTCAATGTTTGTAGTTGGGCTGTCAATTCAGTCCCTGAGGTCGGCGTATAACCTGTACCTTTTTCGACTCCGTAAACGTCCACATAGTGCACTTTTACTGTTTGAATCCCAGCAGTATACGTTACGACATCATTTAAGTCAGTCGATTCATGCGTCAAACTTTGACTACCAACATTTGTCTTATCAGCGACATAGCCGGCAATTGTTGGGCTCGTTACTTCTAGTGTTGTTTGTGGCTTGCTCCAAACAGTAGTCAGCACTGCTTTCGTTACTGCATCTAACGTATTTCTTGAGGTGAAGACGTAGTCTTTTGTATACGTTCTGGCTGCTTCTTCACCTTGTTTTGGTCCATTGCCATAGACATATCTGATCGTTTGTTTGATCGTCTTCGTCGCGCCGTTTTCTTCTAAACGACCATGGTTTAAATGGATCACTACATTTTGATCAACATCATCATTGTCATCAAATGTTGCTGGTAAGTTATCTTGACTCACTAAAACATAGCCTTGATCAACATAACCATTAATGATCCGTTGGTAATCTTGGAGAACACTTGCGCCGATTACACTTGAGCTGGCTCCAACTGCCAATCTCACTTCGTTTTCTAAGACTCTACCATTATCACCATCATCGATCACTGTATACGTCAATACTTGTTGATTTGCGTTGTAGTAAACTGTCACTTCGCTATTTTGACTAGCTGAGGTGACTGTTTGAGCTTCGACTACAGCTTTATCAGCTGTATAACCAGCGATCGTTGGACTTGTCACCGCCACAAACGTATCTGTGGCTGGATTCCAGATCGGATCGCCAACATTTTGTTTTGTCACTTGATCTACTTTATAGGTCGGCACAAACGTCTTTGTCTCAGTTACGCTATCAGCTGCTCTTTGACCTGTTTTTGGTCCGTTACCATAAACATAGTTGACTACTCTTGTGACGTTCACTGGTGTACCTTCTATGTCTCTTAACGTATGCGTCAAGTAGACATAGTAGTTTTGATCGACACTTGGATCAGTATCAAAAGTCCCAGCACTTGCTTCTGGCTGTGCTTCTACGAGCTCATAACCAGCTTGGGCATAGTTCCACAACGTATTGGTGTAACTTTGGTCTGCTTCACCCGTCAATGTTTGTAGTTGAGCTGTCAACTCAGTCCCTGACGTTGGTGTGTAACCTGTACCTTTTTCGACTCCGTAAACGTCCACATAGTGCACTTTTACTGTTTGAGTCCCAGCAGTATACGTTACGACATCATTTAAGTCAGTCGATTCATGCGTCAATGTTTGACTGCCAACGTTTGTCTTATCAGCGACATAGCCTGCAATTGTTGGGCTCGTTACTTCTGGTGTTGTTTGTGGATCGCTCCAGATAGTATCAATAACAGCCTTGGTTACTGCATCTAACGTATTTCTTGAGGTGAAGACGTAGTCTTTTGTATACGTTCTGGCTGCTTCTTCACCTTGTTTTGGTCCATTGCCATAGACATATCTGATCGTTTGTTTGATCGTCTTCGTCGCGCCGTTTTCTTCTAAACGACCATGGTTTAAATGGATCACTACATTTTGATCAACATCATCATTGTCATCAAATGTTGCTGGTAAGTTATCTTGACTCACTAAAACATAGCCTTGATCAACATAACCATTAATGATCCGTTGGTAATCTTGGAGAACACTTGCGCCGATTACACTTGAGCTGGCTCCAACTGCCAATCTCACTTCGTTTTCTAAGACTCTACCATTATCACCATCATCGATCACTGTATACGTCAATACTTGTTGATTTGCGTTGTAGTAAACTGTCACTTCGCTATTTTGACTAGCTGAGGTGACTGTTTGAGCTTCGACTACAGCTTTATCAGCTGTATAACCAGCGATCGTTGGACTTGTCACCGCCACAAACGTATCTGTGGCTGGATTCCAGATCGGATCGCCAACATTTTGTTTTGTCACTTGATCTACTTTATAGGTCGGCACAAACGTCTTTGTCTCAGTTACGCTATCAGCTGCTCTTTGACCTGTTTTTGGTCCGTTACCATAAACATAGTTGACTACTCTTGTGACGTTCACTGGTGTACCTTCTATGTCTCTTAACGTATGCGTCAAGTAGACATAGTAGTTTTGATCGACACTTGGATCAGTATCAAAAGTCCCAGCACTTGCTTCTGGCTGTGCTTCTACGAGCTCATAACCAGCTTGGGCATAGTTCCACAACGTATTGGTGTAACTTTGGTCTGCTTCACCCGTCAATGTTTGTAGTTGAGCTGTCAACTCAGTCCCTGACGTTGGTGTGTAACCTGTACCTTTTTCGACTCCGTAAACGTCCACATAGTGCACTTTTACTGTTTGAGTCCCAGCAGTATACGTTACGACATCATTTAAGTCAGTCGATTCATGCGTCAATGTTTGACTGCCAACGTTTGCTTTATCAGCGACATAGCCTGCAATTGTTGGGCTCGTTACTTCTGGTGTTGTTTGTGGATCGCTCCAGATAGTATCAATAACAGCCTTGGTTACTGCATCTAACTTATTTCTTGAGGTGAAGACGTAGTCTTTTGTATACGTTCTAGCTGCTTCTTCACCTTGTTTTGGTCCATTGCCATAGACATATCTGATCGTTTGTTTGATCGTCTTCGTCTCGCCATTTTCTTCTAAACGACCATGGTTTAAATGGATCACTACATTTTGATCAACATTATCATTGTCATCAAATGTTGCTGGTAAGCTATCTTGACTCACTAAAACATAGCCTTGATCAACATAACCATTAATGATCCGTTGGTAATCTTGGAGAACACTTGCGCCGATTACACTTGAGCTGGCTCCAACTGCCAATCTCACTTCGTTTTCTAAGACTCTACCATTATCACCATCATCGATCACTGTATACGTCAATACTTGTTGATTTGCGTTGTAGTAGACTGTCACTTCACTGTTTTGACTAGCTGAGGTGACTGTTTGAGCTTCGACCACAGCTTTATCAGCTGTATAACCAGCGATCGTTGGGCTTGTCACCGCCACAAACGTATCTGTGGCTGGATTCCAGACTGGATCACCAACATTTTGTTTTGTCACTTGATCTACTTTATAGGTCGGCACAAACGTCTTCGTCTCGGTTACGCTATCAGCTGCTCTTTGACCTGCTTTTGGTCCGTTACTGTAAACGTAGTTGACTACTCTTGTGACGTTCACTGGCGTACCTTCTACGTCTCTTAGCGTATGCGTCAAGTAGACATAGTAGTTTTGATCGACACTTGGATCAGTATCAAAAGTCCCAGCACTTGCTTCTGGCTGTGCTTCTACGAGCTCATAACCAGCTTGGACATAGTTCCACAACGTATTGGTGTAACTTTGGTCTGCTTCACCTGTCAATGTTTGCAGTTGAGCTGTCAACTCAGTCCCTGAGGTCGGGGTGTAACCTGTGCCTTTTTCGACTCCGTAAACGTCCACATAGTGCACTTTTACTGTTTGAGTCCCAGCAGTATAAGTTACGACTTCATTTAAGTCTGTCGATTCATGCGTCAATGTTTGACTGCCAACACTTGTCTTATCAGCGACATAGCCGGCAACTGTTGGGCTCGTTACTTCTAATGTTGTTTGTGGATCACTCCAAACAGTAGTAAGCACTGCCTTCGTTACTGCATCTAACGTATTTCTTGAGGTGAAGACGTAGTCTTTTGTATACGTTCTGGCTGCCTCTTCACCTTGTTTTGGTCCATTGCCATAAACATATCTGATCGTTTGTTTGATCGTCTTTGTCTCGCCGTTTTCTTCTAAACGACCATGATTTAAATGGATCACTACATTTTGATTAACATCATCATTGTCATCAAATGTTGCTGGTAAGCTATCTTGACTCACTAACACATAGCCCTTATCAACGTAACCATTGATGATCCGTTGGTAATCTTGGAGAACACTTGCGCCGATCACACTTGAGCTTGCGCCCACTGCTAATCTCACTTTGTTTTCTAAGATCTTACCATTATCACCATCATCGATCACTGTATACGTCAACACTTGTTCATTTGCGTTGTAGTAGACTGTCACTTCGCTGTTTTGACTAGCCGAAGTGATCGTCTCTGCTTCGACCACAGCTTTATCAGCTGTATAGCCAGCGATCGTTGGACTTGTCACTGCCACAAACGTATCTGTAGCTGGATTCCAGACCGGATCGCCAACATTTTGTTTAGTCACTTGATCTACTTTATAAGTTGGCACAAACGTCTTCGTCTCAGTTACGCTATCAGCTGCTCTTTGACCTGCTTTTGGTCCGTTACTGTAAAAACGTAGTTGACTACTCTTGTAACGTTCACTGGTGTGCCTTCTACGTCTCTTAACGTATGCGTCAAGTAGACATAGTAGTTTTGATCGACACTTGGATCAGCATCAAAAGTTCCAGTACTTGCTTCTGGCTGTGCTTCTACGAGCTCATAACCAGCTTGAGCATAGTTCCACAACGTATTGGTGTAACTTTGGTCTGCTTCACCTGTCAATGTTTGCAGTTGAGCTGTCAATTCAGTCCCTGACGTTGGGGTATAGCCTGTACCTTTTTCGACTCCGTAAACGTCCACATAGTGCACTTTTACTGTTTGAGTCCCAGCAGTATACATTACGACATCATTTAAGTCTGTCGATTCATGCGTCAATGTTTGACTACCAACACTTGTCTTATCAGCGACATAACCTGCAATTGTTGGGCTCGTCACTTCTAGTGTTGTTTGTGGCTCGCTCCAAACAGTAGTAAGCACTGCTTTCGTTACTGCATCTAACGTATTTCTTGAGGTGAAGACGTAGTCTTTTGTATACGTTCTGGCAGCTTCTTCACCTTGTTTTGGTCCATTGCCATAGACATATCTGATCGTTTGTTTGATCGTCTTCGTCTCGCCGTTTTCTTCTAAACGACCATGGCTAAGGTGAATCACCACCAACTGATCTACAGATGAATCTGAATCATATTTATCTGGGATCTCAGACATACTTTCAATAATATATCCCTGTTTTTTATAATCATCTGCGATCTTTTGGTAGCGTTGATAGATACTTAACGGAACATCTGATTCTGATTCACCTGTCCCAAGCAACGTTTCTGGAACAAGATCTTTGTTTTCAGTATCATCTATCACTTGATAATTGAGCACTTGTTGCTCAGGAGCATAGTAAACGGTAAAACTCAGATCACTTTCTGGCGTTTCATGCGTTACATTGATACTTTCGATCTTTGCTTTGTCTGGTGTATAGCCTGAGACAGTCGGACTTTGGACTTCAACAAATGTTTGTGGACTGCTCCAAACTGTATTGATAACTTCCTTAGTTACTTTATCGATCGTATCGACAGAAGTAAACGTTATTGGTTGCGAAGTGTACATTGGCGCTGCAACGTCACCTTTATGGATCCCACTAGCATATAAATAATTGATCTTTTCTGTTAATGTTACTGAAGATCCTGCCTTATCCTCTGTATCATGCCGTAAATGGACCACTAATGTTTGATCGACTGTTGGATCATTATCATAGTTATCAGGCACTGGATCTTGGCTGACTACAACATACCCAGCAGCTTTATAACGTTCGATAATATTTTCATAATCACTCTTAGTCGAAGCACTGACTTCTGAATTTGATAAACCACTTCCAAGCTCTTGCTTGTCTACTAACGTAACTGGTGTATATCCTGCATCAGTTTTGGTGCCTTGATCATCGATAACAGTCACACGCAGAGTTTGGAGATCTTCAACATATTTGATCTCATACACTTGAATATCTTTGTCAGTATTACCATCATTTTCAGTGTTATCAAAAGTCAATTTAGCTGCCAAAGCCGCATCTAAACTGCTATATTCTTTTCCGTCTGGCGCAATAACTGTATAGCGGTAATTTTGACGTCTAAACGCCAAAGATCCATTTGCTAACGTAGTTGCATCTGAAAGAACAGGCGTTCCATCGGCACTATAGAACATCGTTCCTCCAGATACCCCGTCATTATAGAACGGAGTGGTATTTTCTGCCTCAGCTACCGTTGTCGGGAGCTCTTTTGCAGGATCGTTTTTACTGATGATCACAGCCTTTTGGAAATCACCAACATAATTAACGATAAAGTTTTGCGTGGCACCAGAGATATCACTGGTACTATCAAATGTTCCTTGAGCTGCTAAAGCTTCTGCTAAAGTATCATATTCACTGCGTCCATCTTTATCTGTCAGTAGTTTACCCGTACGATCGACTACTGTGATCGTATAGTGATATCCTTTACGAGCTAATTGTGCATCCGTTACACCAAAGCTGATAGTGCTGACCCCTGTAGGATCTTCTTGGAAGTTACTTCCAGTATTTGCTTGAGGATCACCAGTCGCAGTCGCCAACTCAGTCCCACTAAGCGAGCCTTCAAGCAAACGAGCCTTATCGACTTGATAGACCCTTGTCACCACAGTAGAACCATCTGCTTGTAAAAGAGTACTTGGTGAGAATGTGTTTCGTGTGAATTTATATCCAGTAATAGTTTCAGGAGGATCAAGCACTAAAGCTTTCCCCGCTTCACCAAAAAGATCACCATTTTCAATGACATACTCGCCAGTGCTTGGATCTAAAGCAGCTTTACCTTGTACTTCTTTGTAACCATTGATCTGATTTCCATCTTGATCAACGATCTTCAAAGTAGCATAAGTCGCATAAGTATCAGTAACTGTCCCTGGGATTAAAGAGAGCTGATTTTCATAACCCATGACTTGTCGTAAAGTAACTTTCTTCGACATATTATGCTCACTTGTTGGTGAATATGCGTTAAATTGGTAAACGACCTTGTTACTTTCACTTAACGATGGCACATATAATACCAACGATTTGATCGTTGACCAATCAGTTACCTGGTCGACAGTCTTTAATTGACTTGGGAGGGCCTGACCACGAGACCATGTTGAACCATCCTCAAAAGTCAAAGTCGTTCCATCTGCACTCAGTGTAGCTAACTGCGTCGAATAATACACTGTATGTGCATCATTAGCATAGTTATTAGTTGGGTCAACCGTTAGTGACCCAGATCCACTAATATTTAGCGTAAAATCTTGGGTCGCATCAGGATTATTGCCATCAGCCACTCCAGCTTGTGGCAGATTCATAACTGAAATAACGCCTTTTAACGGATCAGACGTATTGTTGACTATACTTAATTGTAGTGTCTGGAGCCCCGTCTTCTTCCCATTAACGTCAATATAATCTTGGGTCGGATAGTTCAAACCACTAGAAGATAAACCAACATCAGCAGTCCCTTTGATCATTGGCACAGGCTTAACTTCAACAGGCGCAATGATCCGCATATAACTTAGATTATTTCCAGGTGCTACCATTAGAGTATCCGCACTTGTGCCATCATCAAACTCAATTTTCGTTTTCTGCGCGTTAGCTAAATTAGAATTACTAAAATCTCCACCGACTTGAATCCAACTAGTATTACTGTCAGCATTAACATTAGGAGCATAGGCACGTAAACCTGCAGTTGACACGCCCATTGCTTGTAGTTGTGCTGCAGTATATAGATCCAAAGTCTTATTATTTGCTTTATCTTCATAGGCATACAGTGTTTCAAGCGTCTTAGCAGTATCAAAGCTATTTACTGCATCGGCACGAACTTTCAAAATAAAGTTTATTCCAGTATCTGGCTGCATCTCGTACCCTGTCCCAGTCCAGTCAAGCACAATAACACTTTGACCATTAGTATTATGTTTTCTAGACACTTTTGGCCTCGGTATGTTATCCGAACCTTCACCAGAAAATTTATAAATCGTAGATAATCCAGAGTACTTCACTATGTCCGTTTGATCAGGAATAGTTAAATATACAATTGGTTCTTTAACTGTGCTATATTGTACAGGCCATCTTCCTCCTGGTCCATCAGTTGGAGTGTTATTGGCTTTTCCTTCCAATATGCCACCAGCATCAAGGTTGGTCCTATCGTTCGCAACGCTTTTACTACCATCCGAATTAAGCGAAATTTTCAATTCACCATCCGGACTAACAACACTTTGATTATTTCCATATCCACCTGACACAGGTAATCCGTTCGCAGAAATATTAAGCTTTCTTTCAACTGCTTTTTTGATTACCATTTTCACAGAAACTTTCTTATGTTCACTTTCAACGCTTATATTTGAAATATACTCTTTTCCATCTTGGGCATCAGTATTCAAGTATCCCAATACACTAACGTACCCTGTTAGGACATCATTCAGACCACCATAGTTATTAGATGCCTGAATAGCATTAGCGTAATAAGGAACATCTGGGGTGACATCATAACCTGAAATTTTCACACCTTCAGGCAACTTCTCGCCATTACTAAATTTTCCAAAATGGTCTATAAGTCCAGTAATTGGATTATAGCTTTCACCTGCTTGTAAGCGTTGGGTGATTTTATGAGTGACCTCTTCTCCGCCTTCAGTAACTTTTCCAGTAACAACAACAGTATATCCAGTTTGTGCTGGATTATATGATCCAAAATCTGCATAGTCGCCACTTACATTATCTAGTGGCATGACTATTCCAGTACTCGTTATCTCAGATGGAAAATCAAAATGATACGTAGGCGTAAAACTAGTTAAGCCATTTGCTTGTAAACCAACTGCATAAAGTACTGGAGCTGCAGGAAAACCCTCCTTCGAGGTTGGCAAATTTCGCTGAATAGTTCCCGGAATAATAGTTACATTAGGTGACTTAACACTATCATACGTTGAGCCAACCGACGCAGGCACAGTTACTACCTGATTATCTGTACTATACAATACACGAAGGTTAAAATTCTCACGTGCGGCTGGAACAATAACTCCACTGGCGGTTGTTGTGTCATCCCTTGATATCACTGTTTCGTTAAATGACTCGCCATCTTTTAGCGCTAAAGTAGCATCTAGACTTTCATTAGTATCAATATTTATTTTTCCAAAATAATGTTTTTCGCCATCACCCAAGTCATACCAACCCGAAGGCTTTTCACTAGAACCGGTCGTCTGAATATCTGTGTAACGTCCAACAAAAGGTATGACCCTTTCATTAGAATAATCATTATTTAAAAAAATAGGGAGTTTCTGTGATTCCACAACTATTGCTGTTCCCTCTCCATTTGGTTGGGATATCTTAAGTACACCATTCAAGTACATCCCTCTAATCGGTGTGTCTTTAATTAGTTTGTCTGTTGCTTGTTGGTCCAAAAGAAAATGCTCTGGAACAGGAATATTCAACTTTAAAAATCCTTGAAGTGCAGTACCCTCGCCATAGTCTAAATGAACGATATAAATATAGTTTTCATCAGTCGTACGCTCATTTTTGTTAGCATTATCATATGGTTCCACAAAACAATCTGACACACTCGTCTTTTTTTCCAATACTACTCTATTTGTAGTATTGCTAGGCGCTTCAACCCCATTGATGAAAAATTTGATTTCCTGATATGCCCCATTTACAAGTATATGAGGAATTGCATCATTTCTGTACGGCTTGTTCGACTGACTAGCTTGGCTAAATGGTTCATTAAAAAAGTCAAATGCTGGCATCGTCTGCGTTCTAGTGACAGTAACATTATCAGGAACATCAGAAATCGTCCAAGTAAAAAGTACGCCATCACCAACTTTTTTTCTTTCAGGAGATCCGGTCGGTGTTGAGAACCACGGCACACTTTGAGGTAGGTCACCAGAGTCGTTGGGCCTCTTAGGCGTAATGAGCATACTGAACTTGTCACCTTTTTTACCTGTATATGATATTGTCATACCGAGTTTTCCACCATTTGAAAGTCGAGAAGTAGTATACGTATATTCTTTGGAGCCATCTTCTAATACTTTAGGGGCAGACAAAGTTCCATAGTTATCTCCTTTTGTTAAAGAGGTCAAACCAACTGATCTACCATCAGTCACATCTGCTACTTTAGGTTCTACACTTGCAGTAGTTGCTAATAACGAAGTTTCTAATTTATTTGTTGCGACTGAACGTGCTGTTCTTTTCAAAGGCGTTAGATCTTTTTCACGCTCTAAAAAGTCAATATTTGCTTTTGTATGTAGACCATTTACTTGACCTTGAACTTTTGCTGGTTCATCGGTTTGTTTTTGCTCACTAGATACTACTGAAGTGGCTGTTTTTGTTTCAGTCACATCATTATTGACTTTATCAACTACGTTTTCTTCTTTTGCTGTTGCTTGAATTTTGTTATCGGGAGTTTGCTCTCCTACCTTATCATCCTTAACCACCTCAACAGGAGCATCCTTTTCAGCAGGCGTACTTTCTTGCTTACTACCAGTCTCTGCTTGCCCCTTAGCACTCTCATCTTGGTCTTTTGGAGCATCTTGTCCATTGGATGTTTCAGTTTCCTTTGCAGTAACTTCTCCTTGACTAATAGTCCCTGCTTGAGGTTGGTCTACTTTATTTACAGCATCACTTTCCACAGTGTCTTGCGTTTGCTCTGATATCGTTTGGGGCTTGTCCGTAGCAGTTTGCTCATTTGATTCACTAACCTGTTCTTTTTCAGGCACTGAGGATTCAACAGTTTGACTAGATGAAGCATTTTCTCTTACTTCACTAGCATTTATCACCGCATCTGACTGAGAGGTCTCATCTTCAACATCATTTTGCGCAGTCGTATTTGTTAGTGGCGCCTCATCAGCAGAAACTTGTTGTACGAGCGTAGCAGTGCTAAAGAGCGACATCCCAGCTACGACCCACACTTTCTTCCTTTTATATAACTTATACCGTTTCTTCTCCTCAGTCGTATATTTAAACAGTCGCGAATTTGCATTATATCTAAGCATACTCTATTCCCCCTAACATAGATAATTACGTTCAGTAATACTTAGATCAAATTTTATGAGCCTTACGCACATAATTATATTTTTATTAACTTTAACTAAAACAATAATAGACCATCATTAAATTTATGTAAAGATATCAATATCAATATCAATATCAATATCAATATCAATATCAATATCAATATCAATATCAATATCAATATCAATATCAATATCAATATCAATATCAATATCAATATCAATATCAATATCAGATTTTAGCAATCTTTATCTCCATTATTTACTCTATTTTATAATTTAACTTTATTTTAATATTTGAATTTATCGTTATAATATCAAACCTTTTCTCATACTTCGTGTAATTCATAAATATTAAATCAACATTTGACTATAAAAAAATAATTATACTAACAGAGATTGTAATGTTAGTTTACTCAAATAAAATTATTTTACACGTCTCCATTTTTCTTTTTAAAAATTGGGAATATATTTGCAAAAAAAAACTCCCCACAATTCTCTTGTAGGAAGTGTTTGTAGGAATATCCATACCAGTTGACGGATACCCGTTAAAATAAACTTGTCACAGCACGCCAACCGATCACAAAGATATTTGCTTTCTTGACTTCACTTGTCGTTTGAGCTTTGGCACTCAAATGAGTCGTACCATCTAAGTAGTAGAGCTTTTGATCTTTAGCTGTAACTTCTAAAGTACCAACGA
This window of the Ligilactobacillus faecis genome carries:
- a CDS encoding mucin-binding protein, giving the protein MLRYNANSRLFKYTTEEKKRYKLYKRKKVWVVAGMSLFSTATLVQQVSADEAPLTNTTAQNDVEDETSQSDAVINASEVRENASSSQTVESSVPEKEQVSESNEQTATDKPQTISEQTQDTVESDAVNKVDQPQAGTISQGEVTAKETETSNGQDAPKDQDESAKGQAETGSKQESTPAEKDAPVEVVKDDKVGEQTPDNKIQATAKEENVVDKVNNDVTETKTATSVVSSEQKQTDEPAKVQGQVNGLHTKANIDFLEREKDLTPLKRTARSVATNKLETSLLATTASVEPKVADVTDGRSVGLTSLTKGDNYGTLSAPKVLEDGSKEYTYTTSRLSNGGKLGMTISYTGKKGDKFSMLITPKRPNDSGDLPQSVPWFSTPTGSPERKKVGDGVLFTWTISDVPDNVTVTRTQTMPAFDFFNEPFSQASQSNKPYRNDAIPHILVNGAYQEIKFFINGVEAPSNTTNRVVLEKKTSVSDCFVEPYDNANKNERTTDENYIYIVHLDYGEGTALQGFLKLNIPVPEHFLLDQQATDKLIKDTPIRGMYLNGVLKISQPNGEGTAIVVESQKLPIFLNNDYSNERVIPFVGRYTDIQTTGSSEKPSGWYDLGDGEKHYFGKINIDTNESLDATLALKDGESFNETVISRDDTTTASGVIVPAARENFNLRVLYSTDNQVVTVPASVGSTYDSVKSPNVTIIPGTIQRNLPTSKEGFPAAPVLYAVGLQANGLTSFTPTYHFDFPSEITSTGIVMPLDNVSGDYADFGSYNPAQTGYTVVVTGKVTEGGEEVTHKITQRLQAGESYNPITGLIDHFGKFSNGEKLPEGVKISGYDVTPDVPYYANAIQASNNYGGLNDVLTGYVSVLGYLNTDAQDGKEYISNISVESEHKKVSVKMVIKKAVERKLNISANGLPVSGGYGNNQSVVSPDGELKISLNSDGSKSVANDRTNLDAGGILEGKANNTPTDGPGGRWPVQYSTVKEPIVYLTIPDQTDIVKYSGLSTIYKFSGEGSDNIPRPKVSRKHNTNGQSVIVLDWTGTGYEMQPDTGINFILKVRADAVNSFDTAKTLETLYAYEDKANNKTLDLYTAAQLQAMGVSTAGLRAYAPNVNADSNTSWIQVGGDFSNSNLANAQKTKIEFDDGTSADTLMVAPGNNLSYMRIIAPVEVKPVPMIKGTADVGLSSSGLNYPTQDYIDVNGKKTGLQTLQLSIVNNTSDPLKGVISVMNLPQAGVADGNNPDATQDFTLNISGSGSLTVDPTNNYANDAHTVYYSTQLATLSADGTTLTFEDGSTWSRGQALPSQLKTVDQVTDWSTIKSLVLYVPSLSESNKVVYQFNAYSPTSEHNMSKKVTLRQVMGYENQLSLIPGTVTDTYATYATLKIVDQDGNQINGYKEVQGKAALDPSTGEYVIENGDLFGEAGKALVLDPPETITGYKFTRNTFSPSTLLQADGSTVVTRVYQVDKARLLEGSLSGTELATATGDPQANTGSNFQEDPTGVSTISFGVTDAQLARKGYHYTITVVDRTGKLLTDKDGRSEYDTLAEALAAQGTFDSTSDISGATQNFIVNYVGDFQKAVIISKNDPAKELPTTVAEAENTTPFYNDGVSGGTMFYSADGTPVLSDATTLANGSLAFRRQNYRYTVIAPDGKEYSSLDAALAAKLTFDNTENDGNTDKDIQVYEIKYVEDLQTLRVTVIDDQGTKTDAGYTPVTLVDKQELGSGLSNSEVSASTKSDYENIIERYKAAGYVVVSQDPVPDNYDNDPTVDQTLVVHLRHDTEDKAGSSVTLTEKINYLYASGIHKGDVAAPMYTSQPITFTSVDTIDKVTKEVINTVWSSPQTFVEVQSPTVSGYTPDKAKIESINVTHETPESDLSFTVYYAPEQQVLNYQVIDDTENKDLVPETLLGTGESESDVPLSIYQRYQKIADDYKKQGYIIESMSEIPDKYDSDSSVDQLVVIHLSHGRLEENGETKTIKQTIRYVYGNGPKQGEEAARTYTKDYVFTSRNTLDAVTKAVLTTVWSEPQTTLEVTSPTIAGYVADKTSVGSQTLTHESTDLNDVVMYTAGTQTVKVHYVDVYGVEKGTGYTPTSGTELTAQLQTLTGEADQSYTNTLWNYAQAGYELVEAQPEASTGTFDADPSVDQNYYVYLTHTLRDVEGTPVNVTRVVNYVFTVTDQKQVKEQLIA